In a single window of the Trichoderma breve strain T069 chromosome 6, whole genome shotgun sequence genome:
- a CDS encoding short chain dehydrogenase domain-containing protein, with protein sequence MAPHTFLITGASSGIGLQIVYAALEAGHRVLAATRNPQSAAVKYPAVEQQGGKWVEIDVDKRETEIVVERLVEENNVDILVCNAGYAMLGSLEEMSVEEFEAQIQTNTIGAVRCIKGALPLFRKKATGTIVNVSSLAGFYGAPATTAYSASKFALSGFSEALATEVGVFGIRVVLVEPGTFRTNLVTNLIVPARKISDYDGTPARVLVEFQRTSNGKQLGDPVKGGKKIVDVATDAAGEDLAKRGKGEVLKILLGSDCFDTVKQKLTKMGEQLTAIEDIARSTDFA encoded by the exons ATGGCACCACACACGTTCCTCATTACAGGTGCCTCTTCTGGCATCGGCTTACAGATTGTCTATGCCGCTCTTGAAGCTGGCCATAGAGTATTGGCCGCTACTCGCAATCCTCAATCAGCTGCTGTCAAATACCCAGCTGTTGAACAGCAGGGTGGCAAATGGGTTGAGATAGATGTCGATAAACGAGAGACGGAGATTGTTGTAGAGAGGCTCGTCGAGGAGAATAACGTCGATATCTTGGTCTGCAATGCGGGATATGCTATGTTGGGTTCTCTTGAAGAGATGAG TGTCGAAGAGTTTGAAGCTCAAATCCAAACAAACACTATTGGCGCCGTGCGTTGCATCAAAGGAGCCCTGCCTCTCTTCAGGAAGAAGGCAACAGGTACCATTGTAAATGTCAGCAGTTTAGCTGGGTTTTATGGTGCTCCCGCAACAACTGCCTATTCAGCTTCCAAATTTGCTTTGAGCGGCTTTTCGGAAGCTCTAGCAACTGAAGTCGGTGTATTCGGCATCAGAGTTGTGCTTGTCGAACCAGGTACTTTTCGGACAAATTTGGTTACAAACCTCATAGTCCCTGCACGCAAAATCAGCGATTATGACGGTACTCCTGCAAGGGTTCTTGTAGAGTTTCAACGCACGTCAAATGGGAAGCAACTAGGAGATCCCGTCaagggagggaagaagattgtggATGTAGCAACTGACGCAGCCGGAGAAGACTTGGcaaagagaggaaagggagaagTCTTGAAAATTCTTCTTGGGTCAGATTGTTTTGATACcgtgaagcagaagctgaCGAAGATGGGAGAACAGCTGACTGCTATAGAAGATATTGCGAGGAGTACGGACTTTGCCTAG
- a CDS encoding beta-lactamase domain-containing protein encodes MAQIHGHLDPKFEELRTLFQKNLDSKVEVGASISLNIGGKDVVDIWGGFADEERTQPWESDTIVGVWSSTKGLASLALLMLIDRGLVDADAKVAKYWPEFAANGKQDIEIRHILSHTSGLSAWEENVTMDDVCDQDGAAAKLAAQAPLWEPGTASAYHIVTFGVLIAEVVKRVTGKPLKQFVAEEIAGPLKADFQIGLLDKDIPRVSNNIPHKGTPPPRAAPEVGSVAFKTFTNPALDANMLKSETIRKADLSSFNGFTNARAMNRIFSVLALGGEVNGVRLLSQKTIELIFREQSNGPDLAAGMDMRWGIGYALGGSGLVNFMPSGRVGVWGGWGGSLFVFDADRKLTFTYAMNQMSHQIMADGREGDYLRAVYKALGVEV; translated from the coding sequence ATGGCGCAAATCCACGGCCACCTTGACCCCAAATTTGAGGAGCTTCGGACTCTCTTCCAAAAGAATCTCGACTCGAAAGTCGAGGTCGGAGCTTCCATCAGTCTCAACATCGGTGGCAAGGACGTGGTAGACATTTGGGGAGGATTTGCCGACGAGGAACGCACCCAACCATGGGAATCGGACACCATCGTGGGAGTCTGGTCGTCCACCAAGGGACTCGCCAGTCTCGCGCTCCTGATGCTCATAGATCGCGGCCTGGTCGATGCGGATGCAAAAGTTGCAAAATACTGGCCCGAATTTGCCGCCAACGGGAAGCAAGACATTGAGATTCGCCACATCCTGTCTCACACATCTGGTCTTTCGGCGTGGGAAGAAAATGTGACCATGGATGATGTTTGTGATCAAGACGGTGCTGCGGCAAAACTCGCGGCACAGGCCCCTCTGTGGGAGCCAGGCACGGCATCCGCGTATCACATCGTCACTTTCGGGGTTTTGATTGCCGAAGTTGTGAAGCGCGTCACGGGCAAGCCATTGAAACAATTTGTCGCCGAGGAAATCGCTGGCCCGTTGAAGGCAGATTTCCAGATTGGCTTGCTGGACAAGGATATTCCTCGAGTCAGCAACAATATTCCTCACAAGGGTACGCCACCACCCCGGGCAGCGCCCGAAGTAGGATCTGTTGCGTTCAAGACGTTTACCAATCCTGCACTCGACGCAAATATGCTCAAATCGGAGACGATACGAAAGGCTGATCTTAGCTCCTTTAACGGATTCACGAATGCTCGCGCCATGAATCGCATCTTCTCCGTTTTGGCGCTGGGCGGCGAGGTCAATGGTGTGCGGCTGTTATCCCAAAAGACAATTGAGCTCATCTTTCGGGAACAGTCAAACGGCCCAGATCTGGCAGCGGGCATGGATATGAGATGGGGTATTGGATACGCTCTTGGAGGGTCAGGCTTGGTGAATTTTATGCCAAGCGGGCGAGTTGGAGTATGGGGAGGCTGGGGAGGGTCATTATTTGTCTTTGACGCGGACAGAAAGTTAACTTTTACGTATGCCATGAACCAGATGTCTCATCAGATTATGGCAGacggaagagaaggagactATTTGAGAGCCGTGTATAAGGCATTGGGGGTAGAGGTATAA